The Jaculus jaculus isolate mJacJac1 chromosome 14, mJacJac1.mat.Y.cur, whole genome shotgun sequence nucleotide sequence gcagtggccggagaccctggtgtgcccatttctctctctctctctgcctgtctctctcaaataagtaaatagaaataaattaattaattaaaaataaaaataaatgaataaataaattaattagaataTATATCTGGACTTCTTGGTAATGTATGTACTGAGTTGTGAAGGAATTGACATCTCCTGTACAGGTACTGGGAAGAGTAGCAGCTACTAGAGGAAGGAACCAGAAATACACGCTCTTCAGAGCCTGGTCTTTTCTGGGGGCGTGGTCTGAGGGGCTCTTTCTCCACGTAGGCGCCCCTCTCTGGCCGGCACCATGGACAGCGAGGCATTCCAGAGCGCGCAGGACCTCCTGGATTTGAACTTCCAGTGTGAGCTGGGAACAGGGGCAGAGCGTGAGGGCGGGTCCCTTGTTATTAGGGGGCGCAGCCCTTACTGTCCCTCCCGCCCACCCAGCACTGGCCATGAAGCACATGGACTTGAAACAGATGGAACTGGACACAGCAGCCGCCAAGGTGGACGAACTGACCAAGCAGTTGGAGTCTCTGTGGTCAGACTCACCAATGCCTCCGCAGGGCCCACAGGCAGGAGTCCCCTCTAGGGTGAGCtggccccctccctccctgaccCCCACACCTCAGGTGGAGCTTGAATCTCATGCACAGAGAGTAGTGCAGGACGGAGGGCATCCaggacagtttatttatttatttttaagtttttgtggCAGAGTATCACTccagcacaagctgacctggaactcactttgtagttccaggctgaccttgaacttaggactcaggcctttaggctttccaggcaagcaccttaactactgagcgcttctctctctctcgctctctctctctctcttttgaggttgggagcttcaaggtaggtctcaccctagctcaggctgacctggaattcactatgtagtctcaggatgacctcgaactcctatctctgccttccccgagtgctgggattaaaggcatgtaccaccatacctggctctggcatcttttttataaaaacattttgaatatattttattttattttacttatttatttgagagggaaaaagagagaaagagagagaatgggcacaccagagcctccagccactgcaaactccagatgcatgtgtccccttgtgcatctggcttacatgggtcctggagaatcgaaccgggatcctttggcttttcaggcagaagccttaatcgctaagccatctctccagccccttctggcaaccttttaaaaatatattttatttgaaaaagagaggcagagagaaacagagaaggagcataggcattccagggtctcctgccactgcaaaggaacttctgACACaggtgccagtttgtgcatctgtccttacgtgggtactggaaaatcaaatccaggacctcaggctttgcaagcagttgcctttagccgctgagccattttgccagctgttttattttcccctttttctcttcctttttattttgtaaaggagattttttttttaaatttcatttcatttatttgaaagagaggtagatggagagaatgggcacaccaggacctccagccactgcagacgaactccagacacatacaccgccttgtgcatctggctaacgtgggtcctggggaatcgaacatgggtcctttggctagcagacaagcgccttaaccgctaagctgtctcaaaaggagatttttttttttttttgagacaatgggGAGGATGCCCAGAGTGTTAGGGCAAGCATGCCTACGATCTCAGCGAGTGTGccaagaagagaggggaaaggcttctttctctccctctccctctctttccgagattgtctcactctagcccaggctgacctagaattccatgtagtctcagggtggcctcgaactcgtggccatcctcctacctctgcctcccgagtgctgggattaaaggcgtgcgccaccacgcccggctaaggcttctctttttttaagcTAGGGTTTGGAAAAGCCGGCAGGCTGAGCGGTGGGGATCTGTCAGCATCTAACTGCCCATGACCTCTTCTCATCTCCTGCATGACCCTTCCACTAAATGTGCCCTCTGCAGATGTCCCGGTACAGCTCTAGCCCGGTGCCCGATCCTTTCGTCAGCCGGGGTTCCccccagaaggcaggcagcgacAACGCGGACTCCCGATTCGGACGCTCCGAAAGTGCCCCGACCCTGCATCCCTACAGCCCTCTGTCCCCCAAGGGCCGTCCGTCCTCACCCCGCACGCCGCTCTACCTGCAGCCGGACGCCTACGGCAGCTTGGACCGGGCGCCCTCGCCCCGGCCCCGCGCCTTCGACGGGGCGGGCAGTCCACTGGGCCGCGCGCCCTCCCCGCGCCCCGGGTCCGGCCCGCTCCGCCAGCCTGGGCCGCCGGCGCCGTACGACTATCTGAGCCGCGCGGGGTCCCCGCGGGGCAGCCCTCTAGCCGAGGGTCCCCAGGCTTTCTTCCCGGAGCGCGGACCCTCCCCGAGACCACCGACCTCGGCCTACGACGTGCCACCTGTGTTCGGGGGCCCTTTGCTGGGCGCTGGCGGCAGCGCCTTCGCTCCGCCCCTGCGCGCGCAAGGTGCTCCGGGGACCCTCTTGGGGAGGGGTGATCacggtgatggtgatggtgcCATGCTGGGCAGCCTCGACTCACTTGCAAAGTCACCCCCTCCTCCCAGACGACCTGACGCTGCGCCGTAGGACCCCGAAAGCCTGGAACGAATCTGACCTGGATGTGGCTTACGAGAAGAAATCTTCGCAGACCGCGAGCTATGAACGTGAGTGATGGAGACCCGGGCAGGGAGCGCGGCAGAGGGGACCCCAAGCAGAGGCGCCCTCCTCCGCTCCATCCTCATGATGCCCGATCTCCAGGGCTGGACGTCTTCCCGAGGCCTGCCTCGCCCGGCCTGCCGCTGTTACCCTGGCGAGAGAGCAGCCTGGATGGGCTTGGGGCCAGTGGCAAGGTAAGGAGGCTGGTGGGAGGGGCGGGTCAGGTTGGGGAGGGtaagggattgaacctagggcctgcTGTACGTTAGGAAACAGACCTACCGctagccacgcccccagcccctcgctGTGGatcctaggcaagtgctctacctctgagccacgcccccagcccctcactgtggactctagacaagtgctctacctctgagccacgcccccagcccctcactgtggatcctagacaggtgctctacctctgagccacgcccccagcccctcactgtggatctagacaagtgctctacctctgagccacgcccccagcccctcactgcggATCTAGACAAgttctctacctctgagccacgcccccagcccctcactgtgggttctagacaagtgctctacctctgagccacgcccccagcccctcactgtggactctagacaagtgctctacctctgagccacgcccccagcccctcactgtggatcctagacaagtgctctacctctgagccacgcccccagcccctcactgtggatcctagacaagtgctctacctctgagccacgcccccagcccctcactgtgggctctagacaagtgctctacctctgagccacgcccccagcccctcactgtggattctagacaagtgctctacctctgagccacgctcccagcccctcactgtggatcctagacaagtgctctattgCTGATCTacatctccagtcctcttttcagTGTTTgcagagttttgttttttcaaggcagggtctccactctagcccaggctgacctggaattcactctgtagactcagggtggcctcgaactcgcatgatcctcctacctctgcctcccaactgctgggattaaaggcgtgcgccaaccaTGCCGGGCTTGgaaggggttttttttttagcccttgcgggccttgaatttgctatgtgaAGGAGAGTGacccttgaacttttgatcctcctgcctccggtTTCCCAGTGCTGAAATGACAGGTGAGCGCCGCCGCACTTTTCTGGCCAttcctctttatatatatatatatggtgtccAAATGTCACCAcattggccaggctggccttgaactcactctgtagttcagccTTGAATTTTCCATCCTTTGTTTTAGCCtctgctcttctttcttttctttttttttcccggtttttcgaggtagggtccccctgcagtccaggctgacctgaaattctctatgtagtcgcaggctggcctccaactcacgacaatcttcctaccacagcttctccagtgctgggattaaaaggcgcgCACCATCAAGATGggcttgcctctgctttttttttttttttttttttaacccctaggtagggtctcactttagcccaggctgacctggaattcactatgtagtctcagggtggccttgaactcagggtgatcctctgcctcccaagagctgggactaaaggcgtgcgtcaccacgcccgggtgctctttttttttttttttttttttgccccctttctttctttttgttctgtatcccaggctgaccatcctcttgcctctacctcctgagtgtggaGATTACTGGGATGCACAGGAACACACCCAGGTTCCTTTCTGCCCTTTTCCAGAGCCCTTCGCCCTTACTTGTCCTCACTACTTCGCCAGCtcatcttcctccccctctccccgactttctctcccctctccccctgaCCCCCGCAGGACAACCTCACCAGCGCCACGCTGCCTCGCAATTACAAGGTGTCCCCTCTGGCCAGCGACAGACGTTCGGATGTGGGCAGCTACCGCCGCTCGCTGGGCTCCACCGGGCCGTCAGGCACTTTGCCCCGAAGCTGGCAGCCGGCCAACCGCATCCCCAtgcctccctccagcccccagccccgcAGTGCCCCCCGCCAGCGCCCCATTCCCCTCAGCATGATATTCAAGCTACAGAACGCCTTCTGGGAGCACGGGGCCAGCAGGGCCATGCTCCCGGGTGCCCCGATCTTCTCCCGAGTACCCCCACCTAAGCTGCCTCCCCAACCCCAGCCGCCGCCCCAGCCCCAGCACCAGCCCCAGTCCCAAATGCCGTCCCAGCCTCAGCCCCAGAACCCCCAGCCTCAGACTCCAGGCCCCCAGCTCTCACAACAGACCTGGCCTCCTATGAACGAAGGTGAGTCCGCAGGGGGGCAGGATGGAGGGAAGACACATGTCAGGGACCAGGGGAGACGTCACAGCCAAGCCTCAGCTAGACCCTGTGGCCACCTAGACCAGCTGAGTGTGGAAACTCAGAGGAGACAGGGTGATACATTGGTTAAGTGGGTCGAATGCTGTGTGGCCTCTGGCAGATGATGTCACTTCTCTGAGCCAAAATTTCTGAGCGGGAAATGAGAATAGCAAGTAAACCtatctcatatgtgtgtgtgtgtgtgtgtgtgtgtgtgtgtgtacatatatatatatatatatatatatatatatatatatatatatatatatatatttgagagagagaggcagagagaaagagagaatgggcacactagggtctccaaccactgcaaacgaactccagccgcacgtgccctctgtgcatctggctaattcctggggaattgagccggggtccttagacttcgcaggcaaacggcttaaccgctaagccatttccccagccccaaacctatctgtttgtttgaggcagggtctcaccgaATGCTGGGCTCACCTGGGACTTACTTTGTTGCCCAGGTTAGTTTCCTACTCATGGTAACCCTTCTACCTCAGGCTCTGAAGTGCTGAGagtaaatttactttaaaaatatttgtttacaaaTAACATCAAATGGTGATGAGGATGCTAGGGAGAGGAGCCCTTACATACTGCTGGCGAGAAGGTTAACTAGTCCAACCACTGTGGAAGTTAGTGAAAAGCtctttcatgtatgtatatgtatgtatgtatgtgtgtatgtgtgtgatatacacacatacatacatacatatacatatatacgtggtggtgcatgcctttaatccc carries:
- the Ppp1r13l gene encoding relA-associated inhibitor, producing MDSEAFQSAQDLLDLNFQSLAMKHMDLKQMELDTAAAKVDELTKQLESLWSDSPMPPQGPQAGVPSRMSRYSSSPVPDPFVSRGSPQKAGSDNADSRFGRSESAPTLHPYSPLSPKGRPSSPRTPLYLQPDAYGSLDRAPSPRPRAFDGAGSPLGRAPSPRPGSGPLRQPGPPAPYDYLSRAGSPRGSPLAEGPQAFFPERGPSPRPPTSAYDVPPVFGGPLLGAGGSAFAPPLRAQDDLTLRRRTPKAWNESDLDVAYEKKSSQTASYERLDVFPRPASPGLPLLPWRESSLDGLGASGKDNLTSATLPRNYKVSPLASDRRSDVGSYRRSLGSTGPSGTLPRSWQPANRIPMPPSSPQPRSAPRQRPIPLSMIFKLQNAFWEHGASRAMLPGAPIFSRVPPPKLPPQPQPPPQPQHQPQSQMPSQPQPQNPQPQTPGPQLSQQTWPPMNEGLLKSPADPEPEPELEGLLSPALEAGDVDEGAVTRPLSPTRLQPALPPEAQTVPELEEVARVLAEIPRPLKRRGSMEQSPAVALPPTHKKQYQQIISRLFHRHGGPGPGGPEPELSSITEGSEARAGPPAPAPPAPIPPPAPPQSSPLEQPQNVEMRSVLRKAGSPRKARRARLNPLVLLLDAALTGELDVVQQAVKEMNDPSQPNEEGITALHNAICGANYPIVDFLIAAGANVNSPDSHGWTPLHCAASCNDTAICTALVQHGAAIFATTLSDGATAIEKCDPYREGYADCATYLADVEQSMGLMHGGAVYALWDYSAEFGDELSFREGESVTVLRRDGPEETDWWWAALHGQEGYVPRNYFGLFPRVKSQRNKV